From Arachis hypogaea cultivar Tifrunner chromosome 3, arahy.Tifrunner.gnm2.J5K5, whole genome shotgun sequence:
GCTGTAAGCCAAATTGCTATGATGGCTCCGGAGTTTGATAGTGATCATCTTGACATGACCAAGATAGTGGTCGATGGAAAATTGGTTGTGGATGGCACTGTGGAGGATCATGGCAAGAATGCTCCCCTTGTTTAGTTTTTAGTATTTGTCTTTTTGTAATTAATTCGTGACTTGTAGTTATGTACTTTTTGATGTTAGATCTGATCGGTTTGAATTTGGATCTGTTTCTTTTGGTGCCGACCATTGTTTGGTCGTTTGGATATTTATGTTAATATTGTTCGCTTTTGGTAATTTATATTTGCAACTAAGGTAGGAGAAGTAGGGTTTATGTTTTGTTTATTTGTAGAGCTTGCATGAGGCTAGAAAGATTGATTATAAACTTGGATAGTTTATTGATTGTCAGATTTGATCTATTGGGCGTCCAGCCTCGTTAAAAGCCATCTTAGGCAAAACCCATTTTTCTTGGGAAAAAAGCTCTAAGGGGGAAATAGAGTACCTTCATTCGCAAATTGTACAAGTTACAATCTATACAACTTTAGAGAGGAAACGTTCTAATTTCCTGGTATTGGCTTGCCTTGTAGTGTTTGAAGCAGGTAAGCCCCCATCCCGAGCACTTTGGCTACTCGGAATGGTCCTTCTCAATTTGCGGCAAGCTTTCCATGTGAAGGAGGTCGCCTGGCTTCCTCTGTTCATCTGAGTACCAGGTCTTCCTTATTGAATATTCTCGGAATAACCTTTATATTGTGTTTTCTTTCTTCCAATCGCTTCTTAGCCCTTTGTTTGATTGCTGAGATGTCCCTGTCTTCCTCAGCGAGGTCAAGCTCGGCGTTTCTTACGTTTGTATCATGTTGTTCATCACATAGCTCGGTTCGCAGCGTGGGTATGCTGACCTCAATGGGGATTAATGCTTCTGACCCGTAGACTAACTTGAAGGGAGTTTCAGCCGTGGTGGATTCTACTATTGTGTTGTAGCTCCATAGTACTTCCGAGATTAGCTCGGCCCACTCTCCCTTCGCATTATCGAGCTTTTTCTTTATTGCCTGCAATATAACtcggttagcagcttcggcctgcccattggtttgtgggtgttcAACCGAGCTAAAATGATTCTGTAtgttaaaattgtttaaaaaatatgcGAGTTTGTTATCTGTAAAATGTCTACCATTGTCCGATATTATCTCCTTTGGTATTCCAAATCGGCATATGATATTTTTCCATATGAAAGATCGTACCTTTTCGGCTGTTATTCTTGTTAGTGGTtatgcttctatccattttgagaAGTAGTCTATTGATACTAAGAGAAATTTTACCTAGTCTGGCGCTACTGGAAATGGGCCGAGGATATCTAGCCCCCATCTATGgaaaggccagcttacctccATGCTATGTAATACTTCGGCCGGCTTCATGGAGATGGCGGCATGCTTCTGACAGTTGTCACATGTCTTGACTTTTGTTATGCAATCCTTTTTcatagttggccaataaaatcatGTTCGGATGATTTTTATGGCGAGAGCTCGTCCTCCGATGTGGTTTCCACATatgtgatgattggatttttgatagtataaaatttcacaaatgaattctcgttgcaagtatagtttctaaaccaatcaataatcctttcatacaaaaagttgtttgtcactagtacaaacccctaaatttataaaccgaagtattggaacctcgggtcgttctccctaggaattacaataaagtgtcttgttattggttatgagttatttttggggttttgataagaggcatggaagataaatggcaaaaagtaaactaatggctaaaaagatcttggcaagggttggtgatcaaggatctctatccct
This genomic window contains:
- the LOC140183500 gene encoding uncharacterized protein; translated protein: MKKDCITKVKTCDNCQKHAAISMKPAEVLHSMENHFSSVEHPQTNGQAEAANRVILQAIKKKLDNAKGEWAELISEVLWSYNTIVESTTAETPFKLVYGSEALIPIEVSIPTLRTELCDEQHDTNVRNAELDLAEEDRDISAIKQRAKKRLEERKHNIKVIPRIFNKEDLVLR